Proteins from a single region of Rhipicephalus sanguineus isolate Rsan-2018 chromosome 5, BIME_Rsan_1.4, whole genome shotgun sequence:
- the LOC119393803 gene encoding alpha-tocopherol transfer protein-like, with amino-acid sequence MSGIYTKKCVDDVWDSSEGALPFKLQRIAEEELGETSAKRKEALERLSQLLEEEAELNSQRDPAFLLRFLRVRKYDVESAAQTIRNYYRSRVVSASSYQELLPSKVPPAARNLVMVMPETDRHGRLILLCRPGIWMPEELPYADLHRACLLCLEHMAPNPSTQTSGIVLLVDYAEFTADKILSVNIGLVRKALGYVQDGMPMRLKAVHIVRQSYAFDMVFALFKPFIKAKMAERYRFHGENFEKLHEDIPPSALPVEYAGQGPPLDFEAYWRQVDEQEGVFVRGNSFGYATQNKDDMVANTEMPHELTTL; translated from the exons ATGTCTGGAATTTACACTAAGAAATGTGTCGATGACGTGTGGGATAGTTCGGAAGGAGCGCTTCCTTTCAAGTTGCAGCGGATAGCTGAAGAAGAGTTGGGAGAGACATctgcgaagagaaaggaagccctGGAAAGGCTTTCACAACTTTTGGAAG AGGAGGCGGAATTAAATTCTCAGAGAGACCCTGCCTTTCTTCTGCGCTTCCTGCGGGTGCGAAAGTACGACGTGGAATCGGCTGCGCAAACTATTCGAAACTACTACAGAAGCCGAGTGGTCAGCGCGTCCTCTTACCAGGAATTACTTCCGAGCAAGGTGCCTCCGGCTGCTCGAAATCTGGTCATGGTTATGCCCGAGACGGATCGCCACGGGAGGCTGATTCTTCTCTGCAGACCGG gcatatGGATGCCCGAAGAATTGCCGTATGCTGATTTACATCGTGCTTGCCTGCTCTGTTTGGAACACATGGCGCCGAACCCTTCGACACAAACCTCCGGAATCGTTCTCTTGGTTGATTACGCCGAGTTCACGGCGGACAAGATATTGTCCGTTAACATAGGGCTCGTTAGAAAAGCCCTAGGTTATGTACAG GATGGTATGCCGATGCGACTGAAAGCGGTGCACATCGTAAGACAGTCGTACGCTTTCGACATGGTTTTCGCACTCTTCAAACCCTTCATCAAGGCCAAGATGGCCGAACGG TATCGATTCCACGGAGAGAACTTCGAGAAGCTTCATGAAGACATACCGCCCAGCGCACTGCCGGTTGAGTACGCTGGCCAGGGACCGCCACTCGACTTTGAGGCATACTGGAGACAAGTAGACGAACAGGAAGGGGTTTTCGTGCGTGGAAACAGCTTCGGCTATGCCACACAAAACAAGGATGACATGGTCGCCAACACTGAGATGCCGCATGAACTTACTACGCTTTGA
- the LOC119393804 gene encoding alpha-tocopherol transfer protein-like: protein MRGQGKGEQETTRRHRRSPRIGRPPSTMSGVYYIKKPLDEIDTSEGALPLNLQRIAEDELGEIPARRKESLEKLRQLLSEEEEYLCPRKDAAFLLRFLRVRKYNVEAALRTIRNYYRNHSTSGPVFRDLLPSSISPATRRIMMIMPEKDVYGRPIFFIKMGSWDVVETSYVEMHRASMLCLEHLAKDPTTQTLGMVMLFDYANLTPEKVLSINVGLIRKGFEYLQDCMPMRMKAMYAVREGLAFDLLYALIKPFLKKKMTERFHPYGENFEELHKHISPQILPKEYGGDAPPLDFDGFWSKLEAYEEDYKEGNNYGYITNNHDFATDAEIENEVTFL from the exons TCGCATTGGCCGCCCGCCAAGCACCATGAGCGGCGTGTACTACATCAAAAAGCCCTTGGACGAGATCGACACGTCCGAAGGAGCGCTGCCTCTCAATCTGCAACGAATTGCCGAAGACGAGCTAGGTGAAATTCCAGCTCGAAGAAAGGAATCTCTCGAAAAGCTGCGGCAATTGTTATCAG AAGAGGAAGAGTACCTCTGCCCGAGAAAAGATGCTGCGTTTCTCCTGCGGTTCCTACGTGTACGGAAGTACAACGTCGAGGCGGCGCTGCGCACCATCCGGAATTACTACAGGAACCACAGCACGAGCGGGCCCGTCTTCCGGGACTTACTGCCATCCAGCATATCGCCAGCAACGCGCCGGATCATGATGATAATGCCGGAAAAAGACGTTTACGGACGCCCCATCTTCTTCATCAAGATGG GTTCTTGGGACGTTGTGGAAACATCTTACGTCGAAATGCACCGGGCATCCATGCTTTGCCTGGAACATTTAGCGAAGGATCCCACGACGCAAACATTGGGCATGGTCATGCTTTTCGACTACGCTAACTTGACGCCGGAAAAAGTGCTCTCCATCAATGTGGGCCTCATTCGAAAAGGCTTTGAGTACCTTCAG GATTGCATGCCCATGCGTATGAAAGCTATGTATGCTGTGCGAGAGGGGCTCGCATTCGACTTGCTCTACGCTCTGATTAAGCCATTCCTCAAGAAGAAGATGACTGAAAGG TTTCATCCCTACGGAGAAAATTTTGAAGAACTCCACAAGCACATATCCCCTCAAATTCTGCCTAAAGAGTACGGTGGAGACGCACCCCCACTCGACTTTGATGGATTCTGGAGCAAACTGGAGGCCTATGAGGAGGACTACAAGGAGGGCAATAACTACGGATACATCACGAATAACCACGATTTCGCCACGGATGCGGAAATTGAAAACGAAGTCACTTTTTTGTAA